A genomic window from Bacteroidota bacterium includes:
- the rpsI gene encoding 30S ribosomal protein S9 encodes MALIQYQAVGRRKTSTARVYLRPGTGQITVNKRPFEVYFPLAWHREEVLQPLKLTGTLGQFDITATIRGGGTTGQVGAMRLGIARALVRYNEAFQEPLRNAGLLTRDPRMVERKKYGQPKARKRFQFSKR; translated from the coding sequence ATGGCGTTGATCCAATATCAGGCCGTTGGCAGACGCAAGACGAGCACAGCACGCGTGTATCTGCGGCCCGGCACGGGGCAGATCACGGTCAACAAGCGCCCCTTTGAGGTGTACTTCCCCCTTGCTTGGCATCGGGAAGAGGTCCTGCAACCGCTCAAGTTAACCGGCACACTGGGCCAGTTCGATATAACGGCGACCATCCGCGGCGGGGGCACGACCGGACAGGTCGGTGCGATGCGCTTGGGCATCGCGCGCGCCTTGGTGCGGTACAACGAAGCCTTCCAGGAGCCCCTGCGCAACGCAGGTCTGCTCACCCGTGATCCGCGCATGGTGGAGCGCAAGAAGTACGGCCAACCCAAGGCCCGCAAGCGCTTCCAGTTCAGCAAGCGGTAA
- the rplM gene encoding 50S ribosomal protein L13, which produces MHKTYQARPGEVERKWYLVDAEGKTLGRLASRIAAILRGKHKPQYTPHVDVGDFVVVINADKIRLTGRKWTQKLYWRHSGYPGGVKTETARDLAQRRPERLLELAVRGMLPNTVLGRAQFRKLKVYAGPVHPHQAQQPERIEL; this is translated from the coding sequence ATGCATAAGACATATCAAGCCAGGCCAGGCGAAGTGGAGCGCAAATGGTACCTAGTCGACGCCGAAGGCAAGACCCTGGGTCGCCTGGCCAGTCGGATCGCGGCGATTCTGCGGGGCAAGCATAAGCCCCAATATACGCCCCACGTGGATGTCGGCGATTTCGTGGTCGTTATCAATGCCGATAAGATCCGGCTCACGGGTCGGAAGTGGACGCAGAAGCTCTATTGGCGTCACAGCGGCTATCCCGGTGGGGTGAAAACGGAGACGGCGCGGGACCTGGCGCAGCGGCGGCCGGAGCGGCTCTTGGAGCTTGCTGTCCGCGGGATGCTGCCCAACACGGTTTTGGGGCGGGCGCAGTTTCGGAAACTGAAAGTGTACGCCGGGCCGGTCCATCCGCATCAAGCCCAGCAGCCGGAACGGATCGAACTGTGA
- the mdh gene encoding malate dehydrogenase → MKVSIVGAGNVGATVADVLARMDLVQEVVLVDIKEGLPQGKALDIAQSGPIAGFDTRLIGTQDYGPTEGSNICVITAGLPRRPGMSRDDLLDANSRIVQEVTENLVRRSPDAILIVVSNPLDVMTYVAYETSGFEPQRVFGMAGVLDTARYRAFIAEALKVSVRDVQALLLGGHGDTMVPLPRYTSVAGIPVTELLDERTLAQIVERTRYGGGEIVNLLGTSAWYAPGTAVVEMIEAIIKDSNRILPVAAWLTGQYGIRDLFLGVPVKLGRGGIKEVIELKLTEEERRLLHRSAEHVRELLEAYKRIAATRT, encoded by the coding sequence ATGAAAGTCAGCATCGTAGGGGCCGGCAACGTGGGGGCTACGGTGGCCGACGTGCTAGCCCGTATGGATCTGGTCCAAGAGGTCGTGCTCGTGGACATCAAAGAGGGGCTACCCCAAGGCAAGGCGCTCGACATCGCGCAAAGTGGCCCGATTGCGGGCTTTGACACCCGTCTTATCGGCACGCAAGACTACGGCCCCACGGAGGGCTCGAACATCTGTGTCATCACGGCGGGCCTGCCCCGCAGGCCCGGTATGAGCCGGGACGATCTACTGGACGCCAACTCGCGCATCGTACAAGAGGTCACGGAAAACCTCGTGCGGCGCTCTCCGGATGCGATCCTGATCGTCGTTTCCAATCCGCTGGACGTCATGACCTACGTGGCCTACGAGACGAGCGGCTTTGAACCTCAGCGGGTCTTCGGTATGGCCGGGGTCTTGGATACGGCCCGCTACCGGGCCTTCATCGCCGAGGCCCTCAAGGTTTCGGTGCGCGACGTTCAGGCGCTCCTGCTGGGAGGGCACGGGGATACGATGGTTCCCCTGCCCCGTTATACAAGCGTGGCGGGGATCCCGGTAACGGAGCTGTTAGATGAACGGACCCTGGCCCAGATCGTGGAACGCACCCGATACGGCGGCGGGGAGATCGTAAACCTGCTGGGCACCAGCGCCTGGTACGCCCCTGGAACGGCCGTGGTCGAGATGATCGAGGCCATCATCAAGGACAGCAACCGGATTCTGCCCGTCGCGGCCTGGTTAACGGGTCAGTACGGGATCCGCGACCTCTTCCTCGGGGTCCCTGTCAAGCTCGGCCGAGGAGGCATCAAGGAGGTGATCGAACTCAAGCTGACCGAAGAGGAGCGGAGGCTTTTGCATCGATCGGCCGAACATGTTCGCGAGCTCCTGGAAGCCTATAAACGCATTGCCGCGACGCGGACGTAG
- the nagB gene encoding glucosamine-6-phosphate deaminase produces MASRVHKSPAHPESASARTLATYINAGTSREKIPVLIFEDPHQMAVQVAKKIVRLIEEKRAVGDWAVLGLPTGSTPIGVYQELVRLHREEGVDFSNVVTFNLDEYYPMHPDSLQSYHRFMWENLFEHLDIPPDQIFIPRGDIPREAVEEHCQWYERMIRKYGGLDLVLLGIGRSGHIGFNEPGSDRSTRTRLVVLDEITRKDAASDFFGAENVPREAITMGVGTILEAREVILMATGEHKAAIIQRAVEGEISRQVPASFLQEHPSAFVYVDRAAAAELTRVKTPWLVMDVPWDDALAKRAVIWLSKQVGKPILHLESADFYNHHLHALVHRYGDVDRLCLRIYEDLRSRIYYADRLPKRKRLIVFSPHPDDDVISMGGTLRKLVENHNTVVVAYMTNGSVAVFDNDVRRHLRFVEMASGILGITGEALERLRRERDRIFEFFRRKRPGEVDLPEVQALKAYIRYSEAIAALETIGLGPEAARFLDMPFYKTGQVRKLPISQADIAIVLGLLRELEPYAIFVAGDLSDPHGTHRMCYNAIMAALEQYEAAGYARPQVWLYRGAWQEWGLEEATVFVPMSKSELEWKIEAIFKHESQKDRAMFPGAYDDREFWQRARDRNQGTARELDQLGLPAFYAVEAFLVQGL; encoded by the coding sequence ATGGCCTCACGCGTTCACAAATCGCCTGCGCACCCCGAATCCGCAAGCGCTCGCACCTTGGCCACGTATATCAACGCCGGCACAAGCCGGGAAAAGATCCCCGTGCTCATCTTCGAAGACCCCCATCAGATGGCCGTGCAGGTCGCCAAGAAGATCGTGCGCTTGATCGAGGAGAAACGCGCCGTCGGCGACTGGGCTGTCCTGGGTCTGCCCACCGGCAGCACCCCCATCGGGGTTTATCAGGAGCTTGTGCGCCTGCACCGGGAGGAGGGCGTGGACTTCTCGAACGTCGTCACGTTCAACCTAGACGAATACTACCCGATGCACCCCGACTCGCTGCAGAGCTACCACCGCTTTATGTGGGAGAACCTCTTTGAGCATCTCGATATCCCCCCCGATCAGATCTTCATCCCGCGAGGGGATATTCCGCGCGAGGCCGTCGAGGAACACTGTCAGTGGTATGAGCGCATGATCCGCAAATACGGCGGGCTGGATCTGGTGCTGTTGGGCATCGGCCGCTCCGGGCATATCGGCTTCAACGAGCCCGGATCGGACCGTTCCACGCGCACGCGCCTGGTCGTACTCGATGAGATCACGCGCAAGGACGCTGCCAGCGACTTCTTCGGAGCTGAAAACGTGCCCCGAGAGGCCATCACCATGGGGGTGGGTACGATCCTGGAGGCCCGCGAGGTTATCCTCATGGCCACCGGGGAACACAAGGCGGCCATCATCCAGCGCGCGGTTGAGGGGGAGATCTCCCGTCAAGTGCCGGCCTCCTTCCTGCAGGAGCATCCGAGCGCGTTCGTCTACGTCGACCGGGCGGCTGCCGCGGAGCTGACGCGCGTCAAGACCCCCTGGCTCGTCATGGACGTACCGTGGGACGATGCGTTGGCCAAGCGAGCCGTGATCTGGCTCTCCAAGCAGGTGGGCAAGCCCATCTTGCATCTGGAGAGCGCCGATTTCTACAACCACCACCTGCACGCCCTCGTGCACCGCTACGGGGACGTGGACCGGCTCTGTCTGCGGATTTACGAAGACCTCCGGAGCCGGATCTACTACGCCGACCGGCTGCCGAAGCGCAAGCGCTTGATCGTTTTTAGCCCCCATCCCGATGACGACGTCATCTCCATGGGCGGCACGCTGCGCAAGCTCGTCGAAAACCATAACACCGTGGTCGTGGCCTACATGACCAACGGCAGCGTGGCTGTTTTCGACAACGACGTGCGCCGGCATCTGCGCTTCGTGGAGATGGCCTCTGGCATACTGGGCATCACGGGCGAAGCCCTAGAGCGCCTGCGCCGGGAGCGAGATCGGATCTTCGAGTTTTTCCGCCGCAAGCGGCCCGGGGAGGTAGACCTGCCCGAGGTGCAGGCCCTGAAGGCCTACATCCGATACTCGGAAGCCATCGCGGCCCTGGAGACGATCGGTTTGGGCCCAGAAGCGGCTCGCTTTCTGGACATGCCGTTTTACAAGACCGGTCAGGTGCGCAAGCTCCCGATCAGCCAAGCCGACATCGCGATCGTACTGGGCCTTCTGCGAGAGCTGGAGCCATATGCGATCTTCGTCGCAGGCGATCTTTCCGATCCCCACGGCACCCATCGGATGTGCTATAACGCCATCATGGCCGCCCTGGAGCAGTACGAGGCCGCAGGGTACGCCCGCCCCCAGGTCTGGCTCTATCGAGGCGCCTGGCAGGAGTGGGGGTTGGAGGAGGCGACCGTGTTCGTGCCCATGTCGAAATCCGAGCTAGAGTGGAAAATCGAGGCCATCTTTAAACACGAAAGCCAAAAAGATCGGGCTATGTTCCCGGGCGCTTACGATGATCGGGAGTTCTGGCAGCGTGCGCGCGATCGCAACCAGGGCACGGCCCGTGAGCTGGATCAGCTGGGCTTGCCGGCCTTCTACGCCGTGGAGGCCTTCCTTGTGCAAGGCCTCTAG
- a CDS encoding rod shape-determining protein RodA, translated as MGSLSKRSWMPGWAWYAVPGAALLLILWGLLAIYSTTHGVAAEHLSPILRANFERQLLWFVLALLLVGFVFLLPEEAYYQLAYPIYGVTLLLVAATVLWGREVNGAKSWLYFGPVGIQPGEFMKIGTLLAMARYLSGLRQRNTFVSFARLRPRAHWLQRYYPLMGRLRDGMLPVLLVLAPVILLIAQNDTGTALVFLILIPALLFGSGLSLGVTVSMIIPVLVLYLGLLDLRIATGVAIGGALLVGMLERDRRLVFFGALFNGTALAGVFALPYLLKPHQVARLEAFVNPELDPRGAGWNVLQAQMAIGSGGIWGKGFLQGAQTQAGFVPAQSTDFILSVIGEEFGLVGTLSVLALYAVLLLGLLHMVERGGWFTRLVGIGVVSLLLVHIVINVGMNTGLMPVIGVPLPFVSYGGSALLTNMFLVALIMRLYREHQQRLRFRQL; from the coding sequence ATGGGCTCTCTTTCCAAGCGCTCCTGGATGCCTGGATGGGCCTGGTACGCCGTGCCGGGTGCGGCTCTGCTGCTCATCCTGTGGGGGCTTTTGGCGATCTACAGCACCACACACGGGGTCGCCGCCGAACATTTGAGCCCGATCCTGAGGGCTAACTTTGAGCGGCAGCTGCTCTGGTTCGTCCTAGCCCTGCTTTTGGTGGGTTTCGTTTTCTTGCTCCCGGAGGAGGCCTACTACCAGCTAGCCTATCCGATCTATGGGGTTACGCTGCTGTTGGTCGCGGCCACGGTGCTATGGGGGCGAGAGGTCAACGGCGCCAAATCGTGGCTCTACTTCGGTCCAGTGGGCATCCAGCCGGGCGAGTTCATGAAGATCGGCACCCTCTTGGCCATGGCCCGTTATCTGAGCGGGCTTCGACAGCGCAACACGTTCGTTTCCTTTGCGCGCCTCCGGCCCCGGGCGCACTGGCTACAGCGCTACTATCCGCTGATGGGGCGGTTGCGCGATGGGATGCTGCCCGTATTGTTGGTGCTGGCGCCCGTAATACTACTCATCGCACAAAACGATACGGGCACGGCCCTCGTCTTTCTCATCCTCATCCCCGCCCTGCTTTTCGGCTCGGGCCTGTCTTTGGGCGTTACGGTATCCATGATCATCCCTGTCTTGGTGCTCTATCTGGGGTTGCTTGATCTCCGCATAGCCACGGGGGTGGCGATAGGGGGCGCGCTGCTTGTGGGGATGCTCGAACGGGATCGCCGCCTGGTGTTCTTCGGGGCTTTATTCAACGGGACCGCCCTGGCCGGCGTCTTTGCGCTGCCTTATCTGCTCAAACCGCATCAGGTAGCCCGACTGGAGGCCTTTGTGAACCCGGAGCTTGACCCGCGCGGGGCGGGCTGGAACGTGCTTCAGGCGCAGATGGCCATTGGCTCCGGTGGCATATGGGGTAAGGGCTTCCTCCAAGGGGCTCAGACGCAGGCGGGGTTTGTGCCGGCTCAGTCGACGGACTTCATCCTCTCCGTAATCGGGGAGGAGTTTGGTCTTGTGGGCACTTTGAGCGTTTTGGCGCTCTACGCCGTATTGTTGCTGGGTTTGCTCCATATGGTCGAACGGGGAGGCTGGTTCACGCGTCTGGTTGGCATCGGGGTGGTGAGCTTGCTGCTTGTGCACATCGTGATCAACGTGGGCATGAACACGGGTCTAATGCCCGTTATCGGAGTCCCGCTGCCGTTTGTCAGCTACGGGGGCTCGGCGCTGCTGACGAACATGTTTCTGGTTGCGCTCATCATGCGCCTGTATCGGGAGCATCAGCAGCGGCTGCGGTTTCGCCAGCTGTAG
- the tsf gene encoding translation elongation factor Ts, giving the protein MITAADVKRLRDLTGAGMMDCKQALEEAGGDIQKAIEILRKKGQKVAAKRAERVASEGVVVARVSPDGKRGVLVEVNCETDFVARSEDFVCFADRVAELALAHAPADLEALQALSYGEGRTVAEALHELVGKIGEKIEIARFTVLQAQGVLVAYVHPGNKLAVLVDIEASGELLQSLGRDMAMQVAAMNPVALDRESVPAEIRERELEIAREQARAEGKPEAIVERIAQGKLEKFYKEHVLLEQPFIKDGEKTVSEVLRAHTGARLFRFVRYMLGERQLG; this is encoded by the coding sequence ATGATCACCGCTGCGGACGTAAAACGACTCCGGGACCTGACCGGAGCTGGGATGATGGACTGCAAACAAGCCCTCGAAGAAGCAGGGGGCGACATCCAGAAGGCCATCGAGATTTTGCGCAAAAAGGGCCAAAAAGTGGCCGCTAAGCGCGCCGAACGCGTGGCCTCCGAGGGGGTTGTGGTGGCTCGGGTCAGCCCGGACGGCAAGCGAGGGGTTTTGGTGGAGGTGAACTGCGAGACCGATTTCGTGGCCCGCAGCGAGGACTTTGTGTGCTTTGCCGATCGCGTGGCGGAGCTCGCGCTGGCCCACGCGCCTGCGGATCTGGAGGCCCTGCAGGCCCTATCCTATGGGGAGGGGCGCACGGTGGCCGAAGCGCTACACGAACTCGTAGGCAAAATAGGCGAAAAGATCGAGATCGCCCGCTTCACCGTACTCCAAGCTCAGGGCGTGCTGGTGGCCTACGTGCACCCGGGCAATAAGCTGGCCGTTCTGGTGGACATCGAGGCCAGCGGGGAGCTGCTTCAGAGCTTGGGCCGCGACATGGCCATGCAGGTGGCCGCGATGAACCCGGTGGCCCTGGACCGGGAGTCTGTGCCCGCCGAGATCCGGGAGCGGGAGCTGGAGATCGCCCGGGAGCAGGCCCGGGCCGAAGGCAAGCCTGAGGCCATTGTGGAGCGCATCGCCCAGGGGAAGCTGGAGAAGTTCTACAAGGAGCATGTGCTTCTAGAACAGCCCTTCATCAAAGACGGGGAAAAGACGGTATCTGAGGTGCTGCGTGCGCACACAGGGGCGCGCTTGTTCCGCTTCGTGCGCTACATGCTCGGTGAGCGCCAACTAGGCTAA
- a CDS encoding NAD-dependent epimerase/dehydratase family protein, translating to MIVAVTGATGLVGSHVVRALLRRGLKVRALVRRPDRLDVLSDCLSSVEFVPGDIEDPEALRALLREADAAVHAAALVAFHPRWRAQMRRVNVRGTACLVDVALQTGLKRLVHLSSVAALGLPEDEEPIDGALRFGFPAWSSYYGYTKYLAELEVYRGIAEGLPAVLLNPALVFGPGRIREGTGRLFWALHRGWIRCYPPGRVASVDARDVAEAVCLALEKGTVGRRYVLSAQEQSFRELLAEIAHALGRPVPERPIGAHALRWLGWIGEAWGWISPKPVGLTREIAQAACRTPRYDVRMAQEELGVVFRPFSETAADTVAHYRTTGQL from the coding sequence ATGATCGTGGCCGTTACGGGCGCCACAGGGCTAGTGGGCTCCCACGTGGTTCGGGCGCTTCTGCGCAGGGGGCTAAAGGTGCGCGCCCTCGTTCGCCGTCCGGATCGCCTGGATGTGCTCTCCGATTGCCTTTCTTCCGTGGAGTTCGTCCCCGGAGACATAGAGGATCCAGAGGCTCTGCGGGCGTTGCTCAGGGAAGCCGACGCGGCTGTGCATGCGGCGGCCCTGGTGGCTTTTCATCCGCGCTGGCGGGCGCAGATGCGGCGCGTAAACGTGCGCGGCACCGCTTGTCTTGTCGACGTCGCCCTGCAGACCGGGCTTAAGCGGTTGGTGCATCTCAGTTCCGTGGCCGCCCTGGGGCTTCCAGAGGATGAGGAGCCGATCGATGGCGCGTTACGTTTCGGATTTCCCGCATGGTCCTCGTATTACGGCTACACGAAATACCTAGCTGAGCTTGAGGTGTATCGGGGCATCGCCGAGGGGCTTCCGGCCGTCCTGCTGAATCCGGCTTTGGTTTTCGGACCAGGGCGCATCCGCGAGGGGACAGGACGGCTCTTTTGGGCCCTCCATCGGGGTTGGATTCGTTGCTATCCTCCGGGCCGGGTCGCCTCCGTAGACGCCCGGGATGTGGCCGAGGCCGTCTGCTTGGCCCTGGAGAAAGGCACGGTAGGCCGCCGCTACGTGCTGTCGGCGCAAGAGCAGTCGTTTCGAGAGCTTTTGGCGGAGATCGCCCACGCGCTAGGACGGCCTGTGCCTGAGCGCCCCATAGGGGCGCACGCGCTGCGCTGGCTCGGCTGGATTGGGGAGGCATGGGGGTGGATTAGCCCCAAGCCCGTAGGACTGACGCGAGAGATCGCGCAGGCCGCTTGTCGGACCCCACGCTACGACGTTCGAATGGCTCAAGAGGAACTGGGGGTGGTCTTCCGCCCCTTTTCCGAAACCGCGGCCGATACCGTAGCGCATTACCGAACCACAGGGCAGCTTTAG
- the rpsB gene encoding 30S ribosomal protein S2, whose amino-acid sequence MSVVAEPRAHRVSLEELLQAGCHFGHLTRRWNPKMRDFILMERNGIHIIDLHRTQQLLDEAYEAVVEIVKSGKQVLFVGTKKQAQEIIRREAERCGMPYVVERWLGGMLTNFATIRRAIKRMELIARMETDGTFESITKKERLMLIREREKLEKVFAGVAEMTRLPGGVFVVDTKREHIAVSEANRLGIPVIAMVDTNSDPELIDYPIPSNDDAARAIELITRLIADAVLEGQAARKREEAIARAERSKRATGRDKAGAESDMPENEGSSL is encoded by the coding sequence ATGAGCGTTGTTGCCGAACCCCGCGCGCATCGGGTCAGCCTGGAGGAGCTTCTACAAGCGGGCTGTCATTTTGGGCACTTGACGCGCAGGTGGAATCCCAAGATGCGCGACTTTATCCTCATGGAGCGCAACGGGATCCACATCATCGATCTGCATCGCACGCAGCAGTTGCTCGACGAAGCCTACGAGGCCGTTGTCGAAATTGTCAAATCAGGCAAGCAAGTCCTGTTTGTGGGCACCAAAAAACAGGCCCAAGAGATTATCCGCCGTGAGGCCGAGCGCTGCGGCATGCCTTACGTCGTGGAGCGCTGGCTGGGGGGTATGCTTACGAACTTTGCCACCATCCGGCGTGCTATCAAGCGCATGGAGCTGATCGCCCGCATGGAGACCGACGGAACCTTCGAGAGCATCACCAAAAAGGAGCGCCTGATGCTCATCCGGGAGCGCGAAAAGCTCGAGAAGGTCTTCGCCGGCGTGGCGGAGATGACCCGGCTTCCCGGCGGTGTTTTCGTCGTCGACACCAAACGCGAACACATCGCCGTATCCGAAGCAAACCGGCTGGGCATTCCCGTCATCGCCATGGTGGACACCAACAGCGATCCAGAGCTCATCGACTACCCCATTCCCTCCAACGACGATGCGGCCCGGGCCATTGAGCTCATCACGCGTTTGATCGCGGATGCCGTCTTAGAGGGTCAGGCCGCGCGCAAGCGGGAGGAGGCCATCGCCCGTGCCGAGCGCAGCAAGCGCGCCACGGGACGGGATAAGGCCGGGGCCGAGTCGGATATGCCCGAAAACGAGGGATCTTCGCTATGA
- the mreD gene encoding rod shape-determining protein MreD has product MIARWLRYIGGLLGIGLAQAILLERLILWGAVPDALLLLVAWVALRRGRLEGLLVGFMAGLLLDAIRDSWGLQMFTKTLTGYLIGLYPIEDRAGFVLRSQEAALVAFLSALLHNTFWVGLLALGQPVSLGRLVGSVWLGGALYTALIAWIGFLFWRPHRVA; this is encoded by the coding sequence ATGATCGCGCGTTGGTTGCGCTACATAGGGGGCCTTCTAGGGATCGGATTGGCGCAGGCGATCCTCTTAGAGCGCTTGATCCTCTGGGGGGCGGTGCCGGATGCGCTTTTGCTCCTGGTGGCCTGGGTGGCGCTTCGGCGGGGGCGACTAGAGGGTTTGCTGGTGGGGTTTATGGCGGGCCTGCTGCTTGATGCCATCCGCGACAGCTGGGGCCTGCAGATGTTCACCAAGACCCTTACCGGCTATCTTATCGGCCTCTATCCCATAGAAGACCGAGCGGGATTCGTCTTGCGCTCGCAGGAAGCCGCTTTAGTGGCGTTTTTGTCCGCCCTGCTGCATAATACGTTTTGGGTGGGGTTGTTGGCTCTTGGCCAGCCTGTGTCATTGGGTAGACTGGTTGGCTCGGTATGGCTAGGCGGAGCGCTGTATACGGCCCTCATAGCCTGGATCGGGTTTTTGTTCTGGAGGCCCCATCGTGTCGCCTAA
- the mrdA gene encoding penicillin-binding protein 2, which translates to MSPNPPIAPEPVSRLRLLRFAILTLMGLLALRLFWLQAIEYWRHAESSRRTTLRAQPVDPPRGTLYDRNGVVLVDTEPAFTVTLTPVDFDTRQIPGLARLLGVPDSLLWARYRQARAYSLYRPSRLLRDLDARQFARLQENLYRFPGIDLQVETRRRYPAGVRGAHVFGYVREISAGELARRRPVYQMGDLIGHTGLERFYEAELRGQRGQHLVLVNALGQAIGPYREGGEDVPPQSGFDLELGLDANLQALAESLMTGRQGAVVAIDPQNGEILALVSSPDFDPKALTGVVDPSLWRDLNTDPARPLFNRAIQAEQPPGSTFKPFMALLALQEGIITPQTTVRCGGGFYFGRFFRCYGGAHGPVNAQRAVQVSCNTFFYWLMTRLNLQRWHWYGRQFGFGRPTGIDLPGERGGVLPDSAYFNRLYGPGRWTMGYLISLGIGQGNLTVTPLQMAAYCAALANGGWYYTPHVVRRMRNPQTGQERLWREAPRRIPIDSTYIALIREGMRLAVEAGTGRAARVPGIAVAGKTGTAQNPHGRDHAWFIGFAPFEKPRIAVAVLVENAGFGGVHAAPIARALFERYLRTRSVRPQTVSRPLSLR; encoded by the coding sequence GTGTCGCCTAATCCCCCCATAGCGCCCGAACCCGTAAGTAGGCTTCGGCTGTTGCGGTTTGCCATACTGACCCTCATGGGCCTGCTTGCGCTGCGGCTTTTCTGGCTGCAGGCCATAGAGTACTGGCGACACGCGGAAAGTTCCCGTCGAACTACGCTGCGGGCCCAGCCGGTTGATCCTCCCCGGGGCACCCTGTATGATCGCAATGGGGTCGTGCTCGTCGATACGGAGCCGGCCTTTACGGTCACCCTTACGCCCGTTGACTTCGACACCCGGCAAATTCCAGGGCTGGCTCGTCTGCTAGGGGTGCCGGATTCGCTCCTCTGGGCTCGCTATCGGCAGGCGCGCGCTTATAGCCTCTATCGCCCCTCTCGCTTGCTTCGGGATCTCGACGCCCGGCAATTCGCCCGGCTGCAGGAGAACCTATATCGCTTCCCCGGTATTGATCTGCAGGTGGAGACCCGTCGCCGGTATCCGGCCGGTGTCCGGGGGGCGCACGTATTCGGGTACGTCCGGGAGATTTCGGCCGGGGAGCTGGCCCGGCGCCGGCCCGTATACCAGATGGGCGACCTGATAGGGCATACAGGCCTGGAGCGGTTTTACGAGGCCGAGCTGCGCGGACAGCGGGGCCAACACCTGGTGCTGGTAAACGCCTTGGGTCAGGCTATAGGACCTTATCGGGAGGGCGGTGAGGATGTGCCCCCGCAAAGCGGATTTGACCTGGAACTGGGTCTAGACGCCAACCTGCAGGCGCTGGCCGAGTCGCTCATGACCGGGCGTCAGGGCGCGGTAGTAGCTATAGACCCCCAGAACGGAGAGATACTGGCGCTCGTTTCCAGTCCGGATTTCGATCCGAAGGCGCTTACCGGTGTGGTAGACCCCTCGCTTTGGAGAGACCTCAACACGGATCCGGCGCGGCCCTTGTTCAATCGGGCCATTCAGGCCGAGCAACCTCCCGGTTCCACGTTCAAGCCTTTTATGGCTTTACTGGCGTTGCAAGAGGGGATAATTACGCCGCAAACGACCGTACGCTGTGGAGGGGGGTTCTACTTCGGCCGCTTTTTCCGTTGTTACGGCGGCGCTCACGGGCCCGTGAACGCGCAGCGCGCCGTGCAGGTCTCCTGCAACACGTTCTTCTACTGGCTGATGACCCGCCTAAACCTGCAGCGCTGGCATTGGTACGGCCGGCAGTTCGGCTTCGGTCGGCCCACGGGCATCGACCTGCCCGGAGAGCGGGGCGGTGTGCTGCCGGATAGCGCCTACTTTAACCGCCTCTACGGGCCAGGCCGCTGGACGATGGGCTACCTGATCAGCCTCGGTATCGGCCAAGGCAACCTGACCGTTACACCCCTGCAGATGGCGGCCTACTGCGCGGCCCTGGCCAACGGGGGCTGGTACTACACCCCTCATGTGGTGCGTCGGATGCGCAATCCGCAAACCGGACAAGAACGCCTTTGGCGTGAAGCGCCCAGGCGTATACCCATAGATTCGACCTATATAGCGCTTATTCGAGAGGGTATGCGTCTGGCCGTGGAGGCCGGAACCGGAAGGGCCGCGCGCGTGCCCGGGATCGCGGTCGCGGGCAAAACGGGCACGGCGCAGAACCCTCATGGGCGCGATCACGCCTGGTTTATCGGCTTTGCCCCGTTTGAGAAGCCCCGCATCGCCGTAGCCGTGTTGGTGGAGAACGCTGGCTTCGGTGGGGTTCACGCCGCCCCGATCGCGCGGGCGCTTTTTGAGCGCTATCTTCGAACCCGGTCTGTTCGGCCGCAGACGGTCAGCCGTCCGCTCAGCTTGCGCTAG